One part of the Osmerus mordax isolate fOsmMor3 chromosome 18, fOsmMor3.pri, whole genome shotgun sequence genome encodes these proteins:
- the LOC136962554 gene encoding putative uncharacterized protein DDB_G0286901, producing the protein MGFSDSPTVDEESYQLSWMTSVPDATLLSAISIPGTHDSLTTYGGPLIQCQTLSLENQLKAGLRYFDIHKRTGKLVKKLLEEFKDKLWTNKIVPQIGEVRGKIVFIQSNNFNSLNWNLNPNRDPNLNLDRDLNLNQSQNLNRDRNPNRDQYLNPNRNLNRDLNRNLNRDLNRDLNLNRDLNLNPNLNRDLNLDLNLNPNQKQNLNRDLNLNRDLNLNLNRDLNPNQNRDLKLDLNLNRDLNLNPNQNQNQNLNLNPNQNPNRNLNRDLNLNPNWDLNLDLNQNRDRDLNLNRDLNRDLNLNLNQNRDLNLDLNRDLNLNLNRDLNLNLNLNRDLNLNPNRDLNLNRDPNRDLNRDLNLNRDLNLNLNRDLNPNQNRDLKLDLNLNRDLNLNPNQNQNLNLNPNQNPNQNPNLNREPNRDPNRDLNLNRELNQNRDLNLNRDLNLNRDLSLNLNQNRDLNLDLNLNRDLSLNPNQNLNRDLNLNPNRDLNLNPNQNLNLNPNLNRDLNLNRDLNLNPNQNRNLNRDLNRDLNLNRDLNLNLNPNLNRDLNLDLKLNPNQNQNLNRDLNLNPNRDLNRDLNPNQNLNLNPNLNRDLNLNRDLNLNLNRDLNPNQNRDLNLDLNLNRDLNLNPNQNPNRDLNRDLNLNRDLNLNLNQNRVLNLDLNRDLNLDLNLNRDLSLNPNQNQNLNRDLNLNPNRDLNLNLNRDLNLNPNQNLNLNLNLNRDLNLDLNRDLNLNPNQNLNLNLNRDLNLNQNKNRHLNPNRDPNQNLNPNLNRDLNRDLNFNLNRDLNLNPNQNRDLDLNRDLNLNLNPNQNRDLNLNPNQDLNLNRDMNLNQNQNPNLNLNLNLNRNRDLNPNRNLNRNLNRNLNPLLNRGHLKQGAHKAGGTRSRGHLKQGAPKAGGTRSRGA; encoded by the exons ATGG GCTTTAGTGACAGTCCAACAGTTGATGAGGAGTCCTATCAGCTGAGCTGGATGACGTCTGTACCTGATgccacactcctctctgccaTTTCAATCCCAGGAACTCACGACAGTCTAACTACTTATGGTGGACCACTTATACAATGTCAAACTTTATCCTTGGAAAACCAACTGAAAGCAGGTCTGCGATACTTCGATATTCAT AAGAGAACTGGTAAATTGGTTAAGAAATTGCTTGAAGAATTTAAAGATAAATTATGGACAAACAAAATAGTCCCCCAGattggggaggtgagagggaagaTTGTGTTCATACAGAGCAATAATTTCAAT AGCCTGAACTGGAACCTCAACCCGAACCGGGACCCGAACCTGAACCTGGACCGGGACCTGAACCTAAATCAGAGCCAGAACCTGAACCGGGACCGGAACCCGAACCGAGACCAGTACCTCAACCCGAATCGGAACCTGAACCGGGACCTGAACCGGAACCTGAACCGGGACCTGAACCGGGACCTGAACCTGAACCGGGACCTGAACCTCAACCCGAACCTGAACCGGGACCTGAACCTGGACCTGAACCTCAACCCGAACCAGAAACAGAACCTGAACCGGGACCTGAACCTGAACCGGGACCTGAACCTCAACCTGAACCGGGACCTCAACCCGAACCAGAACCGGGACCTGAAACTGGACCTGAACCTCAACCGGGACCTGAACCTCAACccaaaccagaaccagaaccagaacctgaACCTCAACCCGAACCAGAACCCGAACCGGAACCTGAACCGGGACCTGAACCTCAACCCGAACTGGGACCTGAACCTGGACCTGAACCAGAACCGGGACCGGGACCTGAACCTGAACCGGGACCTGAACCGGGACCTGAACCTCAACCTGAACCAGAACCGGGACCTGAACCTGGACCTGAACCGGGACCTGAACCTGAACCTCAACCGGGACCTGA ACCTGAACCTCAACCTGAACCGGGACCTGAACCTCAACCCGAACCGGGACCTGAACCTGAACCGGGACCCGAACCGGGACCTGAACCGGGACCTGAACCTGAACCGGGACCTGAACCTCAACCTGAACCGGGACCTCAACCCGAACCAGAACCGGGACCTGAAACTGGACCTGAACCTCAACCGGGACCTGAACCTCAACccaaaccagaaccagaacctgaACCTCAACCCGAACCAGAACCCGAACCAGAACCCGAACCTGAACCGGGAACCGAACCGGGACCCGAACCGGGACCTGAACCTGAACCGGGAACTGAACCAGAACCGGGACCTGAACCTGAACCGGGACCTGAACCTGAACCGGGACCTGAGCCTCAACCTGAACCAGAACCGGGACCTGAACCTGGACCTGAACCTCAACCGGGACCTGAGCCTCAACCCAAACCAGAACCTGAACCGGGACCTGAACCTCAACCCGAACCGGGACCTGAACCTCAACCCGAACCAGAACCTGAACCTCAACCCGAACCTGAACCGGGACCTGAACCTGAACCGGGACCTGAACCTCAACCCGAACCAGAACCGGAACCTGAACCGGGACCTGAACCGGGACCTGAACCTGAACCGGGACCTGAACCTGAACCTCAACCCGAACCTGAACCGGGACCTGAACCTGGACCTGAAACTCAACccgaaccagaaccagaacctgaACCGGGACCTGAACCTCAACCCGAACCGGGACCTGAACCGGGACCTGAACCCGAACCAGAACCTGAACCTCAATCCGAACCTGAACCGGGACCTGAACCTGAACCGGGACCTGAACCTCAACCTGAACCGGGACCTGAACCCGAACCAGAACCGGGACCTGAACCTGGATCTGAACCTCAACCGGGACCTGAACCTCAACCCGAACCAGAACCCGAACCGGGACCTGAACCGGGACCTGAACCTGAACCGGGACCTGAACCTCAACCTGAACCAGAACCGGGTCCTGAACCTGGACCTGAACCGGGACCTGAACCTGGACCTGAACCTCAACCGGGACCTGAGCCTCAACccgaaccagaaccagaacctgaACCGGGACCTGAACCTCAACCCGAACCGGGACCTGAACCTCAACCTGAACCGGGACCTGAACCTCAACCCGAACCAGAACCTCAACCTCAACCTGAACCTGAACCGGGACCTGAACCTGGACCTGAACCGGGACCTGAACCTCAACCCGAACCAGAACCTGAACCTCAACCTGAACCGGGACCTGAACCTAAACCAGAACAAGAACCGGCACCTGAACCCGAACCGGGACCCGAACCAGAACCTCAACCCGAACCTGAACCGGGACCTGAACCGGGACCTGAACTTCAACCTGAACCGGGACCTGAACCTCAACCCGAACCAGAACCGGGACCTGGACCTGAACCGGGACCTGAACCTCAACCTCAACCCGAACCAGAACCGGGACCTGAACCTCAACCCGAACCAGGACCTGAACCTGAACCGGGACATGAACCtaaaccagaaccagaacccgAACCTCAACCTGAACCTGAACCTGAACCGGAACCGGGACCTGAATCCGAACCGGAATCTCAACCGAAACCTCAACCGGAACCTCAACCCACTCCt AAACAGGGGGCACCTGAAGCAGGGGGCACATAAAGCAGGGGGCACCAGAAGCAGGGGGCACCTGAAGCAGGGGGCACCTAAAGCAGGGGGCACCAGAAGCAGGGGCGCCTGA